One Anser cygnoides isolate HZ-2024a breed goose chromosome 6, Taihu_goose_T2T_genome, whole genome shotgun sequence genomic region harbors:
- the C6H2orf69 gene encoding mitochondrial protein C2orf69 homolog, with translation MSGRCRAAAASLLRGLLGPAAVSLGRSMSLYGVPAAGGTGTDPGSFSSFSSSARLSPPWLRLPEVPGAELQRANELLLLLPPAPRGLAPPQHHVVYFPGDVQNYYDIMSCHPENFQWEHWSFENVATILARRFPNSFIWVVKCSRMHLHKFSCYDNFVASNMFGAPEHSTDFGAFKHLHALLVNAFRFSQNILLSQKTVHGFSKDAKISACKSQPQSVPTANGCSSTERERDCECSNNSAMDFVMPSAVGAVSFTLIGFSKGCVVLNQLLYELKEAKKDKNTDAFIKNIKAIYWLDGGHSGGSNTWVTYPEVLKELAQTGIEVHAHVTPYQVFDTMRSWIGREHEKFVQILEELGVEINDQIHFADEVPSLDNHFRVHEVF, from the exons ATGAGCGGGCGCTGCCGGGCGGCTGCCGCCTCCTTGTTGCGGGGGCTTCTCGGCCCTGCTGCCGTCAGCCTAGGCAGGAGCATGAGCCTCTACGGCGTGCCGGCCGcgggcggcaccggcaccgaCCCCGGcagcttttcctccttctcctcctcggCGCGGCTGAGCCCGCCGTGGTTGCGGCTGCCTGAGGTGCCGGGCGCGGAGCTGCAGCGGGCCaacgagctgctgctgctgctgccgccggccccgcgcggcCTGGCCCCGCCTCAGCATCACGTCGTGTACTTCCCGGGGGACGTGCAG aACTATTATGACATCATGTCTTGCCACCCAGAAAACTTTCAGTGGGAGCACTGgagttttgaaaatgttgctaCCATACTTGCTCGCCGATTCCCTAATAGCTTTATTTGGGTTGTAAAGTGTTCTCGAATGCACCTGCACAAATTCAGTTGTTATGACAACTTTGTGGCTAGCAACATGTTTGGAGCACCAGAGCACAGCACCGACTTCGGAGCTTTCAAGCATCTCCATGCATTGCTAGTTAATGCATTCAGATTCTCTCAGAATATTCTGCTGTCCCAGAAAACTGTGCATGGTTTCAGCAAGGATGCAAAAATATCTGCTTGTAAATCACAGCCGCAGTCTGTACCTACAGCAAATGGCTGCTCATccacagaaagagagagagattgtgAGTGCTCTAATAATTCTGCTATGGACTTCGTTATGCCGTCTGCTGTAGGTGCTGTGTCATTTACTTTGATTGGCTTCAGTAAAGGTTGTGTGGTTTTGAACCAGCTGCTTTATGAGCTGAAGGAAGCTAAAAAAGACAAGAATACAGATGCCTtcataaaaaacattaaagcaaTTTACTGGTTGGATGGTGGTCACTCAGGAGGAAGCAATACTTGGGTTACTTACCCTGAAGTGCTGAAAGAACTTGCACAGACAGGAATTGAAGTTCATGCTCATGTTACTCCATACCAAGTGTTTGACACAATGAGGTCATGGATTGGGAGAGAGCACGAGAAATTTGTACAGATACTTGAAGAACTTGGTGTGGAAATAAATGatcaaatacattttgctgATGAAGTTCCCTCCTTAGATAACCATTTCAGAGTTCATGAAGTATTTTGA